A genomic stretch from Larimichthys crocea isolate SSNF chromosome XXII, L_crocea_2.0, whole genome shotgun sequence includes:
- the LOC104931672 gene encoding interferon regulatory factor 2-binding protein 1, whose protein sequence is MSSSASQSSSRRQWCYLCDLPKMPWAMLWEFSEAVCRGCVNYDGADRIELLIETARQLKSTHGVLDGRSPGPQQGKPSSAGPIEAGRQQHAERLERGRGEYGVSSRLPNGLHRAEDVALSEGSRQSPNTRRAIVGAVPSLHGNITHALIAQGLVAAPHGLLAPLSGSRSGATPIAVSAGTIMGDAGRRQAVSLGPSTSTLVGIDPAVWRNNEVMAELNEVARSRVEGWPNRPKAVRDVLVALSSCVPFNVRFRKDHNLMGRVLAFDASTSPEFELKVFVEYPAGSGMIFSGVPDLVRQMFRDSAKDAGKAVNSGLRYVEYEKRQGTGDWRALSELLNDGVRMFKEPPIPEVLPQPDAGMPMAAAGRPVPAKSTTRRRKASPGSENGESEGRSDHPAREPWPRGAYAGMEPLPGMAVPQEGPPRLHSQPSPISALMGVADSLSSSQMARDSPSMSTAHSSAGRPTSSSPSTASTSVSQASLGQGLSSVGPSSNTSAGESTSSAQGTLLCCTLCRERLEDTHFVQCPSVTHHKFCFPCTRGFIRSQGQGGEVYCPSGERCPLAGSTVPWAFMQGEISTILAGEDVTVKKENDP, encoded by the coding sequence ATGTCCTCCTCCGCCTCGCAGTCTTCCTCCAGACGACAATGGTGCTACCTCTGCGATCTGCCCAAGATGCCCTGGGCCATGCTGTGGGAGTTCAGCGAGGCCGTGTGCCGGGGATGTGTCAACTACGACGGGGCGGACAGGATAGAGCTCCTCATCGAGACCGCCCGGCAGCTGAAGAGCACGCACGGGGTGCTGGACGGCAGGTCTCCCGGTCCACAGCAGGGCAAACCCAGCTCGGCCGGGCCCATTGAAGCGGGGCGGCAGCAGCATGCGGAGCGTctggagagggggaggggtgaGTATGGGGTGTCCTCTCGCCTCCCCAATGGTCTGCACAGAGCTGAAGATGTGGCCTTGTCAGAGGGCAGCAGACAGAGCCCGAACACTCGGCGTGCTATAGTTGGGGCAGTTCCTAGTCTGCATGGAAACATAACCCATGCCTTGATAGCTCAGGGGTTAGTAGCAGCCCCTCATGGGCTTCTAGCCCCGTTATCAGGCTCCAGGTCCGGGGCGACACCGATTGCGGTCTCAGCCGGCACCATAATGGGCGACGCTGGCAGAAGACAGGCCGTGTCCCTCGGACCGAGCACCTCCACCCTGGTGGGTATAGATCCTGCGGTGTGGAGGAACAACGAAGTGATGGCCGAGCTGAACGAGGTGGCTCGAAGCCGCGTCGAAGGCTGGCCGAACCGTCCCAAAGCGGTCCGGGATGTACTCGTGGCTCTCAGCAGCTGTGTCCCCTTTAACGTGCGCTTCAGGAAAGACCACAACCTGATGGGTCGCGTCCTGGCCTTCGACGCCAGCACAAGTCCAGAGTTTGAGCTGAAGGTGTTTGTGGAGTACCCCGCCGGCTCTGGGATGATCTTCTCAGGGGTCCCAGACCTGGTCAGGCAGATGTTCCGCGACTCGGCCAAAGACGCGGGCAAAGCGGTGAACTCTGGGCTTCGCTATGTGGAATATGAGAAGCGGCAAGGCACGGGAGACTGGCGTGCGCTGTCCGAGCTGTTGAATGACGGCGTGCGGATGTTCAAGGAGCCCCCGATCCCAGAGGTCCTGCCACAGCCAGATGCAGGGATGCCTATGGCAGCAGCTGGACGCCCCGTACCGGCGAAGAGCACGACCCGGCGCCGTAAGGCTTCCCCGGGCTCCGAGAACGGAGAGAGCGAAGGGAGGTCCGATCATCCGGCGAGAGAGCCCTGGCCACGAGGTGCCTACGCAGGCATGGAGCCTCTTCCAGGCATGGCCGTCCCTCAAGAGGGCCCACCCCGTTTACACAGCCAGCCCTCGCCGATCTCGGCGCTCATGGGAGTCGCGGACAGCCTGAGCTCCAGCCAGATGGCCAGAGATAGCCCCAGCATGTCCACAGCCCACTCCTCAGCCGGGCGCCCCACCAGCAGCAGCCCCTCCACCGCCTCCACCTCAGTCTCCCAGGCATCCTTGGGGCAGGGCTTAAGCTCGGTGGGTCCGAGCAGCAACACCAGCGCCGGGGAGTCCACGAGCAGCGCTCAGGGCACCCTGCTCTGCTGCACCCTCTGCAGAGAGCGCCTGGAGGACACACATTTTGTCCAGTGTCCCTCTGTCACGCACCACAAGTTCTGCTTTCCATGTACCCGAGGGTTCATCCGCAGCCAAGGTCAAGGCGGGGAGGTGTACTGCCCCAGCGGAGAGCGCTGTCCCCTGGCTGGATCCACCGTGCCTTGGGCCTTCATGCAGGGAGAAATCTCAACCATCCTGGCTGGAGAAGACGTGACAGTAAAGAAGGAGAACGACCCTTGA
- the micu2 gene encoding calcium uptake protein 2, mitochondrial encodes MATWGRLASVLRGAVRSPRSLRSPALRRAVGPGLFGCAVGTGLVLFYRQRADRRTLPFSVLAEEQKEPAAPQLSARRIRFNQFASVVYQDEPYMTPRDFLFSVMLEDVDRKLQKRMLTQQEVDRMLVSASKVGAGNDLFRTLGDNGLISYTEYLFLLTILTKPRTGFHIAFKMLDVDGNEQVDQKEFLKLKNIIGSSKKRIPVDGTEKPAEEGEHVNTTLQAYFFGKKGDNKLQYQEFRRFMENLQSEVQEMEFMQFSKGMDTMRREDFAEWLLHYTNEEDNDIYWENMRKKIPAGQSITFDEFKAFCLFTNNLEDFSFSLKLVIGANRPVGMAQFKRAVRIATGHDLSENVLDTVFKLFDMDGDNCLSHKEFIGVMKDRVLRGLRVQHQAGFSGYWKCVKRETLKGAQEALGDGRCPI; translated from the exons atgGCCACCTGGGGAAGACTGGCCTCCGTGCTGAGGGGCGCTGTGAGGAGTCCTCGGTCTCTGAGGAGTCCCGCGCTCCGCCGTGCAGTCGGTCCCGGTCTGTTCGGCTGTGCTGTCGGTACCGGGCTCGTCTTGTTCTACAGACAGCGCGCTGACAGGAGGACTCTGCCCTTCTCCGTGTTGGCCGAGGAGCAGAAA gaacctgcagctcctcagctGTCTGCCAGACGGATCCGCTTCAACCAGTTCGCCTCAGTGGTCTACCAAGACGAGCCCTACATGACCCCCAGAGACTTCCTGTTCTCTGTGATGCTGGAGGACGTTGACC GGAAACTGCAGAAGAGAATGTTAACACAGCAG gAAGTCGACAGAATGTTGGTGTCCGCCTCTAAAGTCGGAGCTGGTAACGATCTGTTCAGAACGTTAGGAGACAATG GTTTGATATCGTACACAGAGTATCTCTTCCTGCTGACTATCCTGACCA AGCCGCGTACAGGATTTCACATAGCTTTCAAAATGCTTGATGTTGACGGCAATGAGCAAGTGGACCAAAAGGAATTTCTCAAG CTGAAGAACATCATCGGGAGCAGCAAAAAGAGAATTCCTGTGGACGGCACAGAG AAACCAGCGGAGGAAGGAGAGCACGTGAACACAACACTGCAGGCCTACTTCTTTGGAAAGAAGGGAGACAACAAGCTGCAGTATCAGGAGTTCCGCAG GTTCATGGAGAACCTCCAGTCTGAAGTCCAGGAGATGGAGTTCATGCAGTTCTCCAAAGGCATGGACACCATGCGGAGAGAAGACTTTGCAGAGTGGCTGCTACACTACACCAACGAAGAGGACAATGACATCTACTGGGAGAACATGAGGAAGAAGATCCCTGCGGGACAG AGCATCACGTTTGATGAGTTCAaagctttctgtctcttcaccaACAACCTGGAGGATTTCTCCTTTTCACTGAAACTCGTCATCGGAGCGAACCGCCCCGTTGGAATGG CCCAGTTCAAGCGAGCCGTGAGGATCGCCACGGGCCACGACCTGTCCGAGAACGTGCTGGATACCGTGTTCAAACTCTTCGACATGGACGGAGACAACTGCCTGAGTCATAAGGAGTTCATCGGCGTGATGAAAGACAGAGTGCTGCGAGGTCTGAGG GTGCAGCATCAGGCCGGCTTCTCTGGCTACTGGAAATGTGTGAAGAGAGAGACCCTGAAGGGAGCCCAGGAGGCGCTGGGGGACGGCAGGTGTCCCATCTGA